The Pelmatolapia mariae isolate MD_Pm_ZW linkage group LG10_11, Pm_UMD_F_2, whole genome shotgun sequence genome includes a region encoding these proteins:
- the LOC134637973 gene encoding claudin-4-like, which yields MASLGLQILGVGLAVLGWIGNILICMLPLWKVSAFIGNNIVVAQTIWEGLWMSCVVQSTGQMQCKVYDSLLALPPDLQAARAMIVISILFSLFGLLLSVVGGKCTTCVGDKMAKARVAISAGFFFILSGALCLVTVSLPANTIVKDFYNPMVPDAQRRELGLRGCTMASFGLELAGITLAVLGWALTVTSCALPMWRVSAFIGANIVTAQVYWEGLWMSCVVQSTGQMQCKIYDSMLALPQDLQAARALTVVAILVGLIALLIAMVGAKCTNCIEEDGVKAKVMISSGVAFIIAGLAQLVPVSWSANTIVVEFYSPIIPAGQKMEIGASLYVGWAASALLVTGGAILCCSCPPKEDKPLKYNIQPQSRAAYSAAPMSAAQSSYTRRDYV from the exons ATGGCTTCTTTAGGGTTGCAGATTCTGGGTGTTGGGCTGGCTGTGCTTGGATGGATTGGAAACATACTGATCTGCATGCTGCCCTTGTGGAAGGTATCTGCTTTCATTGGAAATAACATTGTTGTGGCTCAAACCATCTGGGAAGGACTCTGGATGAGCTGTGTGGTGCAAAGCACTGGCCAGATGCAGTGCAAGGTCTACGATTCCCTGTTGGCCCTGCCTCCAGACCTCCAGGCAGCTCGAGCCATGATCGTCATCTCCatcctgttttctttgtttggcCTGCTGCTTTCTGTGGTTGGAGGTAAATGCACCACCTGTGTTGGGGACAAAATGGCAAAAGCTAGAGTCGCCATCTCTGCTGGCTTTTTCTTCATCCTGAGTGGGGCTCTGTGTCTTGTGACTGTATCTCTGCCTGCCAATACCATCGTAAAGGACTTTTACAACCCCATGGTTCCAGATGCTCAGAGGAGAGAGCTGG gaCTGCGTGGTTGCACCATGGCATCTTTTGGACTTGAGCTGGCCGGCATCACCTTGGCAGTGTTGGGGTGGGCTCTCACTGTGACCAGCTGTGCCCTTCCAATGTGGAGGGTCTCGGCCTTTATTGGCGCCAACATCGTCACTGCTCAGGTGTACTGGGAGGGTCTGTGGATGAGTTGTGTGGTCCAGAGCACGGGTCAGATGCAATGTAAAATCTACGACTCGATGCTGGCTTTACCTCAGGACCTCCAGGCTGCCAGGGCACTCACAGTTGTTGCCATCCTAGTGGGGTTGATTGCTCTCCTAATTGCCATGGTGGGAGCCAAGTGCACCAACTGTATCGAGGAGGATGGGGTTAAAGCCAAGGTGATGATCTCTTCTGGAGTGGCGTTCATCATAGCAGGTCTGGCTCAACTAGTGCCTGTTTCCTGGTCAGCAAACACCATTGTCGTTGAGTTCTACAGTCCAATCATCCCTGCTGGGCAGAAGATGGAGATCGGGGCATCACTGTATGTGGGATGGGCTGCCTCAGCCCTGCTGGTGACTGGGGGCGCTATCCTCTGCTGCAGTTGCCCTCCAAAGGAAGACAAACCACTGAAGTATAACATACAGCCCCAGAGTCGTGCAGCATACTCAGCCGCTCCGATGTCAGCAGCTCAAAGCTCCTATACTAGAAGGGACTATGTGTGA
- the LOC134637974 gene encoding claudin-4-like — protein MVSAGFQMLGAALGIIGWIGVIIVCALPMWRVTAFIGSNIVTSQIIWEGIWMSCVVQSTGQMQCKVYDSMLALTGDLQGARALTIISIVVGVMAILLAVAGGRCTNCVEDEKQKDKVAVAAGVMFIIAAVLCLVPVCWTANTIIQEFYSPLLNAAQKRELGASLIFMASQGLQILGVLLAFFGWLGAIITCGLPMWRVTAFVGANIVTAQVIWEGLWMSCVVQSTGQMQCKMYDSMLALPQDLQAARAMVIISVIVGIFGILMAVIGGKCTNCMEDDVAKAKTCIVAGVIFIITALLILIPVSWSAHAVISDFYNPLLVEAQRRELGSSLYIGWCSAGVLLLGGGLLCSSCPPKVGGRPYIPAKFTPVRSVSSNVDYV, from the exons ATGGTGTCTGCTGGCTTCCAAATGCTGGGTGCAGCCTTGGGGATTATTGGCTGGATTGGAGTCATCATTGTGTGCGCGCTTCCCATGTGGAGGGTCACTGCTTTTATTGGCAGCAACATTGTCACCTCACAGATCATCTGGGAAGGTATCTGGATGAGCTGTGTGGTCCAGAGCACAGGCCAGATGCAATGCAAGGTCTACGACTCCATGCTCGCCCTCACCGGAGACCTCCAGGGTGCTCGGGCCCTGACTATCATTTCCATTGTGGTAGGCGTCATGGCTATTCTGCTTGCTGTAGCTGGAGGAAGATGCACCAACTGTGTGGAGGATGAAAAGCAAAAAGATAAAGTGGCTGTCGCAGCTGGTGTTATGTTCATCATCGCTGCGGTCCTCTGCCTTGTCCCTGTCTGCTGGACAGCCAACACTATTATCCAGGAGTTCTACAGCCCTCTTCTGAACGCGGCCCAGAAGAGAGAGCTGGGTGCCTCGCT CATTTTCATGGCTTCTCAGGGCCTCCAGATCTTGGGTGTTTTACTGGCCTTCTTTGGTTGGCTGGGCGCCATCATCACCTGCGGTTTGCCCATGTGGAGAGTCACCGCTTTCGTGGGGGCGAATATCGTCACCGCCCAGGTGATCTGGGAAGGCTTGTGGATGAGCTGCGTGGTCCAGAGCACGGGGCAAATGCAGTGTAAGATGTACGACTCCATGCTGGCTCTGCCTCAGGACCTGCAGGCTGCTAGGGCCATGGTGATCATCTCTGTGATTGTTGGGATATTCGGCATCCTCATGGCTGTGATTGGAGGAAAATGCACCAACTGCATGGAGGATGACGTGGCCAAAGCTAAAACCTGCATCGTGGCTGGAGTGATATTCATAATAACTGCCTTGCTGATCTTGATTCCTGTATCGTGGTCGGCTCATGCAGTAATCAGCGACTTTTATAACCCCCTATTGGTTGAGGCTCAAAGAAGGGAGCTTGGATCTTCACTTTACATAGGCTGGTGCTCTGCTGGGGTGCTGCTGCTGGGAGGTGGTCTTCTCTGCAGCAGCTGTCCCCCAAAAGTTGGTGGCAGACCCTACATACCTGCCAAATTCACACCTGTAAGAAGCGTATCTTCAAATGTTGACTATGTTTAA
- the LOC134637078 gene encoding claudin-4-like isoform X2, producing MSMGMEIVGIAFGVIGFLIAILSCALPMWRVTAFIGANIVTAQIIQEGLWMSCVVQSTGQMQCKVYDSMLALSQDLQASRAMMVVAIILGVLGVMISIVGAKCTNCIEDEGSKAKVMIIAGVFFILGGLLVLIPVSWTANVIIMNFYNPTLLTSQKMELGASLYIGWASAGLFLIGGAMLCCFSSSKGAS from the coding sequence ATGTCAATGGGTATGGAGATCGTGGGCATTGCCTTTGGAGTCATTGGTTTTCTTATAGCCATATTATCATGTGCCCTACCAATGTGGAGGGTGACTGCCTTCATCGGCGCTAACATCGTCACTGCTCAGATCATCCAGGAGGGTTTGTGGATGAGCTGTGTTGTCCAGAGCACAGGTCAGATGCAGTGCAAGGTCTACGACTCGATGTTGGCCTTGTCTCAGGATCTGCAGGCATCCAGAGCAATGATGGTTGTTGCCATTATACTCGGAGTGCTGGGCGTCATGATCTCCATAGTCGGCGCCAAGTGCACCAACTGCATTGAAGACGAAGGAAGCAAAGCCAAAGTGATGATCATTGCTGGAGTCTTCTTCATCCTCGGTGGCCTCTTGGTTCTCATCCCTGTTTCTTGGACTGCCAATGTTATCATCATGAATTTCTACAACCCTACTCTGCTCACTTCTCAGAAGATGGAGCTAGGGGCGTCGCTCTACATAGGCTGGGCGTCAGCCGGACTGTTTCTGATCGGAGGGGCGATGTT
- the LOC134637976 gene encoding claudin-like protein ZF-A89, producing MASAGLQILGIILAVIGFFGDIITCALPLWKVSAFIGNNIVTAQVFWEGLWMNCVMQSTGQMQCKVYDSMLALPQDLQAARALVVISILVTLMGLLLAIAGGKCTNCIEEETAKSKVAIAAGVVFIVGGILCLIPVSWSANEVIRNFYNPIMSDGQRRELGASLFIGWASSGLLIIGGALLCCQCKQPKDGGYSVKYSAPRSATGGGAYV from the coding sequence ATGGCATCTGCAGGACTTCAGATCTTGGGCATCATTTTGGCAGTGATTGGCTTTTTTGGAGACATAATTACCTGTGCTCTGCCATTGTGGAAGGTGTCTGCTTTCATTGGAAACAACATTGTGACAGCACAGGTTTTCTGGGAGGGCCTCTGGATGAACTGTGTGATGCAGAGCACTGGCCAGATGCAGTGCAAGGTCTATGATTCCATGCTCGCTCTTCCTCAAGACCTGCAAGCAGCCCGTGCTCTGGTTGTGATCTCCATCTTGGTCACCCTAATGGGACTCCTGCTTGCCATCGCAGGCGGAAAGTGCACCAACTGCATTGAAGAGGAGACTGCCAAGAGTAAGGTGGCCATTGCTGCGGGGGTGGTGTTCATTGTTGGTGGCATCCTGTGCCTCATCCCTGTATCCTGGTCTGCTAATGAGGTCATCAGGAACTTCTACAACCCTATTATGTCTGACGGACAGAGGAGAGAGCTTGGAGCATCGCTGTTCATTGGCTGGGCTTCATCTGGACTCCTGATCATTGGAGGTGCACTCCTTTGTTGTCAGTGCAAGCAGCCTAAGGATGGTGGATACTCTGTGAAATACTCCGCTCCACGCTCTGCAACAGGTGGTGGAGCATATGTTTAA
- the LOC134635270 gene encoding claudin-4-like, with amino-acid sequence MKTQIVGVCLAILGFLGTILICALPMWKVSAFIQSNIITAQVFWEGLWMNCVFQSTGQSQCKNYDSVLALPQELQASRALICVSIGVSVVAIGLTVVGARCTSFFDYDQLTKSNAGIAGGVVFIIAGIVCIIPVTWSAYSIITGFYNPVATTGSQGELGASIYLGWVSGALLVIGGITLCTTYRCCRG; translated from the coding sequence ATGAAGACTCAGATCGTTGGTGTGTGTTTGGCAATCCTCGGTTTTCTTGGCACCATCCTCATCTGTGCGCTGCCCATGTGGAAGGTGTCGGCATTCATACAGTCAAACATCATCACTGCTCAGGTGTTTTGGGAAGGCTTATGGATGAACTGTGTGTTCCAGAGCACGGGTCAGTCACAATGCAAAAACTATGACTCGGTTTTGGCTTTACCACAAGAGCTGCAAGCCTCCAGGGCTCTGATCTGCGTGTCTATTGGCGTCAGCGTGGTGGCCATCGGGCTCACAGTGGTTGGAGCTCGATGCACTTCTTTCTTTGATTATGACCAATTGACCAAATCCAATGCCGGCATTGCAGGAGGTGTGGTGTTTATTATAGCAGGGATCGTGTGTATTATTCCAGTCACCTGGTCAGCTTACAGCATCATCACAGGGTTTTATAATCCTGTGGCCACAACAGGAAGTCAAGGAGAGCTGGGAGCTTCTATATATTTGGGATGGGTATCTGGAGCACTCCTCGTCATTGGAGGAATTACTTTGTGCACCACCTATAGATGCTGTAGAGGATGA
- the LOC134637078 gene encoding claudin-3-like isoform X1, whose protein sequence is MSMGMEIVGIAFGVIGFLIAILSCALPMWRVTAFIGANIVTAQIIQEGLWMSCVVQSTGQMQCKVYDSMLALSQDLQASRAMMVVAIILGVLGVMISIVGAKCTNCIEDEGSKAKVMIIAGVFFILGGLLVLIPVSWTANVIIMNFYNPTLLTSQKMELGASLYIGWASAGLFLIGGAMLCSSCPPKEKKYLPPRMGYSAPRSISAGTGYDKKDYV, encoded by the coding sequence ATGTCAATGGGTATGGAGATCGTGGGCATTGCCTTTGGAGTCATTGGTTTTCTTATAGCCATATTATCATGTGCCCTACCAATGTGGAGGGTGACTGCCTTCATCGGCGCTAACATCGTCACTGCTCAGATCATCCAGGAGGGTTTGTGGATGAGCTGTGTTGTCCAGAGCACAGGTCAGATGCAGTGCAAGGTCTACGACTCGATGTTGGCCTTGTCTCAGGATCTGCAGGCATCCAGAGCAATGATGGTTGTTGCCATTATACTCGGAGTGCTGGGCGTCATGATCTCCATAGTCGGCGCCAAGTGCACCAACTGCATTGAAGACGAAGGAAGCAAAGCCAAAGTGATGATCATTGCTGGAGTCTTCTTCATCCTCGGTGGCCTCTTGGTTCTCATCCCTGTTTCTTGGACTGCCAATGTTATCATCATGAATTTCTACAACCCTACTCTGCTCACTTCTCAGAAGATGGAGCTAGGGGCGTCGCTCTACATAGGCTGGGCGTCAGCCGGACTGTTTCTGATCGGAGGGGCGATGTTGTGCAGTAGCTGCccaccaaaagaaaagaaatatctGCCACCCAGGATGGGGTACTCGGCCCCACGCAGCATTAGTGCAGGTACAGGATATGACAAGAAAGACTACGTCTGA